From Bacillus pumilus, one genomic window encodes:
- the eno gene encoding phosphopyruvate hydratase, with translation MPYIVDVYAREVLDSRGNPTVEVEVYTESGGFGRALVPSGASTGEYEAVELRDGDKDRYLGKGVLTAVNNVNEIIAPELLGFDVTEQVAIDKMLIELDGTENKGKLGANAILGVSIAVARAAADFLQIPLYQYLGGFNSKTLPVPMMNIVNGGEHADNNVDIQEFMIMPVGAPNFREALRMGAQIFHSLKSVLSAKGLNTAVGDEGGFAPNLGSNEEALQTIVEAIEKAGFKPGEEVKLAMDAASSEFYNKEDGKYHLSGEGVVKTSAEMVDWYEDMVSKYPIISIEDGLDENDWEGHKLLTERLGSKVQLVGDDLFVTNTKKLSEGIKNGVGNSILIKVNQIGTLTETFDAIEMAKRAGYTAVISHRSGETEDSTIADIAVATNAGQIKTGAPSRTDRVAKYNQLLRIEDQLAETAQYHGIATFYNLNK, from the coding sequence ATGCCATACATTGTTGACGTATATGCACGCGAAGTATTAGACTCTCGCGGTAACCCAACAGTTGAAGTAGAAGTTTACACAGAATCTGGCGGCTTTGGCCGTGCATTAGTACCAAGTGGTGCTTCTACTGGTGAATATGAAGCAGTAGAACTACGTGACGGAGACAAAGACCGTTACCTTGGAAAAGGTGTTCTGACAGCTGTAAACAACGTAAATGAAATCATTGCACCAGAACTTTTAGGCTTTGATGTAACAGAACAAGTAGCGATTGACAAAATGTTAATCGAACTTGATGGAACAGAAAACAAAGGGAAATTAGGCGCAAACGCAATCCTTGGCGTATCTATCGCTGTAGCACGTGCGGCTGCTGATTTCTTACAAATTCCACTTTACCAATACCTTGGTGGATTCAACTCCAAAACGCTTCCAGTGCCAATGATGAACATCGTCAACGGCGGAGAGCATGCGGATAACAACGTAGACATTCAAGAATTCATGATTATGCCTGTAGGTGCACCGAACTTCCGTGAAGCACTTCGCATGGGCGCACAAATCTTCCATAGCCTGAAATCTGTATTAAGTGCAAAAGGCTTAAACACAGCTGTAGGTGACGAAGGCGGATTCGCTCCAAACCTTGGTTCTAACGAAGAAGCACTTCAAACAATCGTAGAAGCGATTGAAAAAGCTGGTTTCAAACCAGGTGAAGAAGTGAAACTTGCAATGGATGCTGCATCTTCTGAGTTCTACAACAAAGAAGACGGTAAATATCATTTATCAGGCGAAGGTGTTGTGAAAACATCTGCTGAAATGGTTGACTGGTATGAAGATATGGTATCGAAATACCCTATCATCTCTATCGAAGACGGCCTTGATGAAAACGACTGGGAAGGTCACAAACTATTAACTGAACGCCTTGGCAGCAAGGTTCAGCTAGTAGGAGATGACTTATTCGTTACAAACACGAAGAAGCTTTCTGAAGGTATTAAAAATGGTGTCGGTAACTCTATCCTGATCAAAGTAAACCAAATCGGTACATTAACTGAAACATTTGATGCAATCGAAATGGCAAAACGTGCAGGATACACAGCAGTCATCTCTCACCGCTCTGGTGAAACAGAAGACAGCACAATTGCAGACATCGCTGTTGCAACAAACGCTGGACAAATCAAAACAGGTGCTCCGTCTCGTACGGACCGTGTGGCGAAATACAACCAATTACTTCGCATCGAAGATCAATTGGCTGAAACAGCACAATATCACGGCATTGCAACATTCTATAACTTGAATAAATAA
- a CDS encoding sugar-binding transcriptional regulator gives MNRLLEAQKKLLPDLLIVMQKRYDILQYIRLAEPIGRRSLATSLGLSERILRAEVQFLKEQNLLDVKTSGMMLTNEGHALLEMLEGMMKDVLGLTFLENTLKRKLGLEEVIIVSGDSDESPWVKQEMGRAAVQCMKKRFTGNNIVAVTGGTTMEAVAEMMTPDAKNRDMMFVPARGGLGENVKNQANTICAHMAEKASGTYKLLFVPGQLSEGAYSSIIEEPSVKEVLHTIKSSTMLIHGIGEAKTMAMRRNTPAEDLKKIDEHDAVTEAFGYYFNRDGEVVHKVHSVGMQLDDLESIPHIIAVAGGSSKAGAIEAYFKKPRRTVLVTDEGAAKELLRESIDPSI, from the coding sequence ATGAATCGTTTATTGGAAGCTCAAAAAAAATTATTGCCAGATCTTCTCATCGTTATGCAAAAACGCTACGACATTTTGCAATACATCAGGTTAGCTGAACCAATCGGCCGCAGAAGCCTTGCGACGAGCCTAGGTCTCAGTGAGCGCATCTTAAGAGCTGAAGTTCAGTTTCTAAAAGAACAAAACCTGCTGGATGTCAAAACGAGCGGCATGATGCTGACGAATGAAGGCCACGCTTTGCTTGAAATGCTTGAAGGAATGATGAAGGACGTTTTAGGTTTAACCTTTTTGGAAAATACATTAAAGAGGAAGTTAGGCCTAGAAGAAGTCATCATCGTTTCTGGTGACAGTGACGAATCCCCGTGGGTGAAGCAAGAAATGGGAAGAGCTGCTGTCCAATGTATGAAAAAAAGGTTTACTGGAAATAATATCGTCGCCGTCACTGGCGGAACGACGATGGAAGCCGTTGCCGAAATGATGACCCCTGATGCCAAAAACAGAGACATGATGTTTGTCCCTGCGAGAGGCGGTCTTGGGGAGAATGTAAAAAATCAGGCAAACACCATTTGTGCCCACATGGCTGAAAAAGCTTCCGGTACTTACAAACTGCTGTTTGTTCCAGGGCAGCTGTCAGAAGGTGCTTACTCTTCTATTATTGAAGAGCCGTCAGTCAAAGAAGTGCTTCACACGATTAAATCATCCACGATGCTCATTCATGGGATCGGTGAAGCAAAAACAATGGCGATGAGACGAAATACACCAGCTGAAGATTTAAAAAAGATTGATGAGCATGACGCAGTGACAGAGGCCTTTGGCTATTACTTTAATCGTGATGGTGAGGTCGTCCACAAAGTGCACTCCGTCGGCATGCAGCTAGATGATTTAGAAAGCATTCCACACATCATTGCTGTTGCAGGTGGATCATCAAAGGCAGGGGCCATTGAAGCTTATTTCAAAAAACCCCGCCGAACGGTTCTCGTCACAGACGAAGGAGCCGCAAAAGAGTTATTAAGGGAGTCAATTGATCCCTCAATATAA
- a CDS encoding amino acid permease, producing MKSRHLFMIALGGVIGTGLFLGSGLIIHQAGPGGAILSFIIGGLLMYLVMLCLGELAVAMPTAGSFQEYATKYIGPSTGFMIGWLYWFSWACTIGLEFTSAGILLQRWFPDIPVWLWCLAFSVILFAVNAISARSFAETEFWFSAIKVAAILLFIIIGIGAIFGMIHLKGGEPAPLFRHLTDHGGLFPNGVFAILLTMVTVNFSFQGTELVGIAAGESESPEKTLPRSIRNIIWRTMVFFVLSIAVLAALLPWQTAGTVDSPFVVVLDKVGIPYAADIMNFIIITAVLSVANSGLYASSRMLWSLSKDGKGPGFTKKLSKRKIPINALLVTMGVSALSLLTSVVAPKTVYVWLISISGMVLVVVWMSICLSQYFFRKQFIKAGGDVKDLVFRTPLYPFVPLAGFIAFGIVLISLFFIEDQRIGLYCGVPFMAVCYIIYYFKIKPKEEAKRFAEEEGTIPKT from the coding sequence ATGAAAAGCAGACATCTCTTTATGATTGCCTTAGGCGGCGTCATCGGTACGGGCCTTTTCCTTGGATCAGGATTGATTATCCATCAGGCAGGACCTGGCGGAGCCATTCTATCGTTTATCATTGGCGGACTGTTAATGTATTTGGTCATGCTGTGTCTTGGAGAATTAGCAGTGGCGATGCCGACAGCCGGGTCCTTTCAGGAGTATGCAACCAAATATATAGGTCCATCCACAGGCTTTATGATCGGCTGGCTGTATTGGTTTAGCTGGGCGTGTACGATTGGACTGGAGTTTACGTCAGCAGGCATATTGCTCCAAAGGTGGTTCCCAGATATCCCGGTTTGGCTCTGGTGCCTAGCATTTAGCGTGATATTATTTGCCGTGAATGCCATCTCAGCTCGCAGCTTCGCTGAAACAGAATTTTGGTTTTCAGCCATTAAGGTTGCAGCCATCCTATTGTTTATTATCATCGGAATTGGCGCAATTTTCGGAATGATTCATTTGAAAGGCGGAGAACCAGCCCCTTTATTTCGTCATTTGACGGATCATGGCGGACTATTTCCTAATGGTGTTTTTGCTATTTTATTAACCATGGTCACGGTCAATTTCTCCTTTCAAGGAACAGAACTTGTAGGGATTGCAGCAGGTGAGAGTGAAAGCCCTGAAAAAACATTGCCTCGATCGATACGGAATATTATTTGGAGAACGATGGTCTTTTTCGTTTTATCAATTGCGGTTCTTGCCGCGCTTCTTCCATGGCAGACAGCAGGCACTGTTGACAGTCCGTTTGTGGTCGTGCTGGACAAGGTCGGCATCCCATATGCTGCAGATATCATGAATTTTATTATCATCACAGCTGTCTTATCTGTAGCAAACTCTGGATTATATGCATCATCACGTATGCTTTGGTCGCTTTCAAAGGACGGGAAAGGACCTGGCTTTACGAAAAAGCTGTCCAAGCGTAAAATCCCGATCAATGCATTATTGGTGACAATGGGTGTATCCGCTTTATCCCTGCTCACAAGTGTTGTGGCACCAAAAACGGTGTATGTGTGGCTCATTTCGATTTCCGGAATGGTTCTAGTTGTGGTGTGGATGTCCATTTGTTTGTCTCAGTATTTCTTTAGAAAACAATTCATAAAAGCGGGTGGAGATGTAAAGGATCTCGTCTTCCGTACACCGCTCTATCCATTTGTGCCATTGGCAGGCTTCATCGCATTTGGCATCGTTCTCATCAGCCTATTCTTTATTGAGGATCAGCGGATTGGCCTTTATTGCGGCGTTCCGTTCATGGCTGTCTGCTACATCATTTATTATTTCAAAATCAAACCGAAGGAAGAGGCAAAGCGTTTCGCCGAAGAGGAAGGAACCATCCCAAAAACATAA
- the gap gene encoding type I glyceraldehyde-3-phosphate dehydrogenase has translation MAVKVGINGFGRIGRNVFRAALNNPEVEVVAVNDLTDANMLAHLLQYDSVHGKLDAEVSVDGTNLVVNGKTIEVSAERDPAKLSWGKQGVEIVVESTGFFTKRADAAKHLEAGAKKVIISAPANEEDITIVMGVNEDKYDAASHDVISNASCTTNCLAPFAKVLNDKFGIKRGMMTTVHSYTNDQQILDLPHKDYRRARAAAENIIPTSTGAAKAVSLVLPELKGKLNGGAMRVPTPNVSLVDLVAELNQDVTAEDVNAALKEAAEGELNGILGYSEEPLVSGDYNGNANSSTIDALSTMVMEGSMVKVISWYDNESGYSHRVVDLAAYIAKQGL, from the coding sequence ATGGCAGTAAAAGTCGGTATTAACGGATTTGGACGTATTGGACGTAACGTATTTCGTGCAGCATTAAACAATCCTGAAGTTGAGGTAGTAGCGGTTAACGATCTAACAGACGCTAACATGCTTGCACACCTTTTACAATATGACTCTGTTCACGGAAAACTAGATGCAGAGGTTTCTGTAGACGGTACAAACTTAGTAGTGAACGGTAAAACAATCGAAGTATCAGCTGAGCGTGACCCTGCGAAATTAAGCTGGGGTAAACAAGGCGTAGAAATCGTTGTTGAATCTACTGGATTCTTCACAAAACGTGCAGACGCTGCAAAACACTTAGAAGCTGGCGCTAAAAAAGTCATCATCTCTGCTCCTGCTAACGAAGAAGATATCACAATCGTTATGGGTGTAAACGAAGACAAATACGATGCAGCTAGCCACGATGTCATCTCTAATGCATCTTGTACAACAAACTGCTTAGCTCCATTTGCAAAAGTACTTAACGATAAATTTGGTATCAAACGCGGTATGATGACAACTGTTCACTCATACACAAATGACCAACAAATTCTTGATCTTCCGCACAAAGACTACCGTCGTGCTCGTGCAGCTGCGGAAAACATCATCCCAACTTCTACAGGTGCTGCGAAAGCTGTTTCACTTGTATTGCCTGAACTTAAAGGTAAATTAAACGGTGGCGCTATGCGTGTTCCAACACCTAACGTTTCTTTAGTTGACCTTGTGGCTGAATTAAACCAAGATGTAACAGCTGAAGATGTAAATGCAGCACTTAAAGAAGCAGCTGAAGGAGAACTTAATGGAATCCTTGGCTACAGCGAAGAGCCATTAGTATCTGGTGACTACAATGGTAATGCAAACTCTTCAACAATCGATGCTCTTTCTACAATGGTGATGGAAGGCAGCATGGTGAAAGTCATTTCTTGGTACGATAACGAGAGTGGATATTCTCACCGCGTTGTTGACCTTGCAGCTTACATTGCAAAACAAGGTCTTTAA
- the gpmI gene encoding 2,3-bisphosphoglycerate-independent phosphoglycerate mutase, with translation MSKKPAALIILDGFGLRGETVGNAVAQAKKPNFDRYWNEFPHQTLTASGEAVGLPQGQMGNSEVGHLNIGAGRIVYQSLTRVNVAIREGEFEKNETFLEAMTYAKENDKALHLFGLLSDGGVHSHIQHLFALLKLAKKEGLTKVYIHGFLDGRDVGQKTAKVYLKQLEEQIKEIGVGEVATLSGRYYSMDRDKRWDRVEKAYRAMAYGEGPSYQNIYDVVDDSYENGIYDEFVIPSVITRENGEPVAKVNDGDSVIFYNFRPDRAIQISNTFTNEDFRSFDRGEAHPKDLHFVCFTHFSETVDGYVAFKPVNLDNTVGEVLAQNGLKQLRIAETEKYPHVTFFMSGGREEEFPGEDRILINSPDVATYDLKPEMSAYEVKDALVADINADKHDAIILNFANPDMVGHSGMLEPTIKAIEAVDECLGAVVDAILAKGGHAIITADHGNADVLITEEGKPHTAHTTNPVPVIVTKKDATLREGGILADLSPTLLDLLGLEKPKEMTGTSLIQK, from the coding sequence ATGAGTAAGAAACCAGCTGCATTAATCATCTTAGATGGATTCGGTTTAAGAGGCGAAACAGTCGGTAACGCTGTTGCCCAAGCAAAGAAACCGAACTTCGACCGCTACTGGAATGAATTCCCGCATCAAACCTTAACGGCTTCAGGTGAGGCAGTAGGCCTCCCGCAAGGTCAAATGGGGAACTCTGAAGTTGGGCATTTGAACATCGGTGCAGGACGCATTGTGTATCAAAGCTTAACAAGAGTTAATGTTGCCATTCGTGAAGGGGAATTTGAGAAAAACGAAACGTTCCTAGAGGCAATGACTTATGCAAAAGAGAACGACAAGGCCCTTCATTTATTCGGTCTCTTGTCAGACGGCGGTGTGCACAGCCACATCCAGCATCTCTTTGCCCTGCTGAAGCTGGCGAAAAAAGAAGGCTTAACAAAGGTATACATTCATGGCTTCTTAGACGGACGTGATGTTGGTCAAAAGACAGCCAAAGTGTACTTAAAACAGCTTGAAGAACAAATCAAAGAAATCGGTGTCGGAGAAGTGGCAACACTTTCTGGACGCTATTACTCAATGGACCGTGACAAACGCTGGGATCGTGTGGAGAAAGCATATCGCGCGATGGCGTATGGTGAAGGCCCAAGTTATCAAAACATTTATGATGTCGTTGATGACTCCTATGAAAATGGAATCTACGATGAATTCGTTATTCCATCTGTCATCACGAGAGAAAATGGTGAGCCAGTTGCAAAAGTAAACGACGGAGACTCTGTGATTTTCTATAACTTCCGTCCAGACCGTGCGATCCAAATTTCGAACACCTTCACAAATGAAGATTTCCGCTCATTTGATCGCGGGGAAGCACATCCGAAGGATTTACACTTCGTCTGCTTTACACACTTCAGTGAAACGGTTGATGGCTATGTTGCCTTCAAACCAGTGAATTTGGATAACACAGTAGGAGAAGTGCTAGCGCAAAATGGATTGAAACAGCTGCGGATTGCTGAAACAGAGAAATATCCTCATGTGACGTTCTTTATGAGCGGTGGACGTGAAGAAGAATTTCCTGGTGAAGACCGCATCTTGATCAATTCGCCAGATGTGGCAACCTATGACCTCAAGCCAGAAATGAGCGCTTATGAGGTAAAGGATGCACTTGTTGCAGACATCAATGCTGACAAGCATGATGCGATCATCCTGAACTTTGCTAACCCGGATATGGTTGGTCATTCAGGTATGCTCGAGCCAACAATCAAAGCCATTGAAGCAGTAGATGAGTGCTTAGGAGCTGTTGTCGACGCAATCCTAGCAAAAGGCGGACATGCCATCATCACGGCAGACCACGGTAACGCAGACGTGCTGATTACCGAAGAAGGAAAGCCGCATACTGCACATACGACAAACCCTGTTCCAGTCATCGTAACGAAAAAAGATGCAACGCTTAGAGAAGGCGGCATTCTAGCCGATCTATCTCCAACGCTTTTAGACTTACTTGGTCTTGAAAAACCAAAAGAGATGACAGGAACATCATTGATTCAGAAATAA
- a CDS encoding ornithine--oxo-acid transaminase, producing the protein MTQTNELIQQTEQYGAANYHPLPIVISEAEGVWVTDPEGNRYMDMLSAYSAVNQGHRHPRIIEALKKQADRVTLTSRAFHNDQLGPWYEKICKLTNKDMALPMNTGAEAVETAVKAARRWGYDVKGIEENRAEIIACVGNFHGRTMTAVSLSSEAEYQRGFGPMLPGIKLIPYGDIEALREAITPQTAAFLIEPIQGEAGIVMPPEGFLKDAKALCEKEHVLFIADEIQVGLARTGKMFACDWEDIEPDMLILGKALGGGVFPISCVVANRDILGVFNPGSHGSTFGGNPLACAVSLAALDVLIDEKLAARSMELGEYFKDKLSRIQSPVIKEVRGRGLFIGMELTEAARPYCEKLKQAGLLCKETHETVIRFAPPLTISKEDLDWAIGHIEALFQA; encoded by the coding sequence ATGACACAGACAAATGAATTGATTCAACAAACAGAACAATATGGAGCGGCAAACTATCATCCGCTGCCAATTGTGATTTCAGAGGCTGAGGGAGTGTGGGTGACAGACCCTGAAGGCAATCGATATATGGATATGCTCAGTGCGTATTCCGCAGTGAACCAAGGACATCGCCATCCCCGCATTATTGAAGCGCTCAAAAAACAGGCAGACCGTGTGACACTCACCTCGAGAGCTTTTCATAATGATCAGCTTGGTCCTTGGTATGAAAAAATTTGCAAACTGACGAATAAAGACATGGCACTGCCAATGAATACTGGTGCTGAGGCTGTAGAAACCGCTGTAAAAGCAGCAAGACGCTGGGGCTATGATGTTAAGGGAATCGAAGAGAATCGTGCAGAAATCATTGCGTGTGTTGGCAATTTCCATGGGAGAACGATGACGGCTGTGTCTCTTTCCTCTGAAGCAGAATACCAAAGAGGCTTCGGTCCAATGCTTCCCGGAATCAAACTGATTCCTTACGGAGATATTGAAGCGTTACGTGAAGCTATCACACCACAGACAGCGGCTTTCCTCATAGAACCGATTCAAGGAGAAGCGGGAATTGTCATGCCGCCAGAAGGCTTCTTGAAAGATGCCAAGGCGCTTTGTGAGAAAGAACATGTGCTGTTCATTGCGGATGAAATTCAAGTGGGGTTAGCACGAACAGGTAAGATGTTTGCGTGTGACTGGGAAGACATTGAGCCAGATATGCTGATCCTCGGGAAAGCTTTAGGCGGCGGCGTCTTTCCAATCTCGTGTGTCGTAGCAAACCGCGATATATTAGGCGTGTTTAACCCTGGTTCTCATGGGTCTACCTTCGGAGGAAATCCTCTTGCGTGTGCGGTGTCGCTTGCTGCACTGGATGTTTTAATCGACGAAAAGCTTGCAGCACGTTCCATGGAGCTTGGCGAATACTTCAAAGACAAACTATCACGCATTCAAAGCCCTGTGATTAAGGAAGTGCGCGGCCGCGGATTATTTATAGGAATGGAGCTGACAGAGGCAGCTAGACCTTATTGTGAAAAGCTGAAGCAAGCAGGATTGTTATGTAAAGAAACCCATGAGACAGTTATCCGTTTTGCACCGCCGCTGACCATTTCAAAAGAAGATTTAGACTGGGCAATTGGTCATATTGAAGCACTGTTTCAAGCCTAA
- a CDS encoding phosphoglycerate kinase has product MNKKSVKDIDVKGKVVFCRVDFNVPMKDGEVTDDTRIRAALPTIEYLTGQGAKVLLASHLGRPKGQVTEELRLTPVAKRLQELLGQEVKKADEAYGDNVKKQISDLKEGDVLVLENVRFYPGEEKNDPELSKAFADLADVYVNDAFGAAHRAHASTAGIAAYLPAVSGFLMQKELEVLGKAISNPDRPFTAIIGGAKVKDKIGVIESLLDKVDNLIIGGGLAYTFVKALGHEVGKSLLEEDKVDLAKSFMDRAKEKGVNFLIPTDVLVADDFSNDANTSIVPISEIPSDLEALDIGTETREKYADVIKNSKLVVWNGPMGVFEIDAFAKGTKAIAEALAEAKDTYSVIGGGDSAAAVEKFGLADQMSHISTGGGASLEFMEGKELPGVTALNDK; this is encoded by the coding sequence ATGAATAAGAAATCAGTAAAAGACATTGACGTAAAAGGTAAAGTTGTGTTCTGCCGCGTAGATTTTAACGTTCCAATGAAAGACGGAGAAGTGACGGATGATACTCGTATTCGCGCAGCATTACCAACGATTGAGTATTTAACAGGACAAGGCGCAAAGGTACTGCTAGCTAGTCATTTGGGTCGTCCGAAGGGTCAAGTTACTGAAGAATTGCGTCTGACACCTGTAGCAAAACGTCTGCAAGAGCTTCTTGGACAAGAAGTGAAAAAAGCGGATGAAGCTTACGGTGACAACGTGAAAAAGCAAATCTCTGACTTAAAAGAAGGAGATGTGCTAGTGCTTGAAAACGTTCGTTTCTATCCTGGTGAAGAAAAGAACGATCCTGAACTATCAAAAGCATTTGCTGATTTAGCCGATGTGTATGTCAATGATGCGTTCGGTGCTGCACACCGTGCACATGCATCCACTGCTGGTATTGCAGCATATCTTCCGGCTGTTTCGGGCTTCCTCATGCAAAAAGAGCTTGAGGTTCTAGGAAAAGCCATTTCAAACCCTGATCGCCCATTTACAGCGATTATTGGTGGCGCAAAAGTAAAGGATAAAATCGGTGTGATTGAAAGTCTTCTTGATAAAGTGGACAACCTCATCATCGGCGGCGGACTTGCTTACACATTTGTGAAAGCACTAGGCCACGAAGTAGGAAAATCTTTATTAGAAGAAGACAAAGTCGATTTAGCGAAATCCTTTATGGACCGTGCAAAAGAAAAAGGCGTGAACTTCCTGATTCCAACAGATGTTCTGGTAGCCGACGACTTTTCAAATGATGCGAATACAAGCATTGTGCCAATCTCTGAAATTCCAAGTGATCTAGAAGCACTTGATATTGGAACAGAGACAAGAGAGAAGTACGCTGATGTTATTAAAAACAGCAAACTTGTTGTTTGGAACGGACCAATGGGTGTATTTGAAATCGACGCATTCGCTAAAGGAACAAAAGCAATCGCAGAAGCACTGGCAGAAGCAAAAGATACATATTCTGTCATTGGCGGTGGAGATTCAGCAGCAGCTGTTGAGAAATTTGGTCTTGCTGATCAGATGAGCCATATTTCTACAGGCGGCGGCGCTTCACTTGAATTTATGGAAGGCAAAGAGCTTCCAGGTGTTACTGCATTAAACGATAAATAA
- a CDS encoding GNAT family N-acetyltransferase translates to MIQIRPLSRDQSLPMDLLLLADPSKEKVLAYVQSGSCYAAFHEEDVIGVYVLSSLSQHTVEIMNVAVKESWQGRGIGKQLIRHAIAEAKAAGFHTIEIGTGNSSIQQLALYQKCGFRLTSIDRNFFLKHYDEPIYENGIQCMDMVRLSLTFQAD, encoded by the coding sequence GTGATACAAATTCGGCCATTGTCTCGTGATCAATCTCTCCCTATGGATCTTTTACTATTAGCTGACCCTTCAAAGGAAAAGGTTCTCGCTTATGTGCAATCCGGCTCTTGTTATGCCGCCTTTCATGAAGAGGATGTGATTGGTGTTTATGTTCTATCATCGCTATCTCAGCATACAGTCGAAATCATGAATGTTGCTGTGAAGGAGTCATGGCAAGGAAGGGGAATTGGGAAGCAGCTGATCCGCCATGCGATCGCTGAAGCGAAAGCCGCTGGTTTCCATACGATTGAAATCGGCACAGGCAACTCGAGTATTCAGCAGCTCGCACTTTATCAAAAATGCGGCTTCCGCCTGACTTCGATCGATCGCAATTTCTTCCTTAAGCATTATGATGAACCGATTTATGAAAACGGGATTCAATGTATGGATATGGTACGGCTGTCTCTCACTTTTCAAGCAGACTGA
- a CDS encoding ATP-binding cassette domain-containing protein translates to MLTLQLQEKTYSRTFSLRNIQMNVEKGRTMLLLGHNGAGKTTMIQAMFGLTPFTGYVSLHGEQLNLQSSAHISLLKKHVSYIPDDHALFDYLTPREYFQLLQLPNEQDVTREETFTDLFELSPYMDQPIAQLSHGNQKKTQIISQLLRPCDYYVFDEPTNGLDPDMMIILKKVLMKLRDQGAGILISTHHLSFGDTLYDHLMILRNGDVKLNMSRQETTQTFPHQALEEIYKEVNRDYYMQVERLLNDLDTTRSS, encoded by the coding sequence ATGCTGACATTACAATTACAAGAAAAAACGTATAGCCGCACCTTCTCTCTCCGCAATATTCAAATGAACGTGGAGAAAGGCCGGACGATGCTTCTTTTAGGGCATAATGGTGCAGGAAAGACAACGATGATCCAAGCCATGTTTGGGCTGACGCCATTTACTGGGTACGTTTCCTTACATGGCGAACAGCTGAACCTTCAATCCTCAGCTCATATTTCCCTTTTGAAAAAACATGTTTCCTATATTCCTGACGATCATGCGTTGTTCGATTATTTAACACCGAGGGAATACTTTCAATTACTTCAGCTGCCAAATGAGCAAGATGTCACACGAGAAGAGACATTCACCGATTTGTTTGAGCTGAGTCCATATATGGATCAGCCAATCGCTCAGCTGTCCCATGGCAATCAAAAGAAAACACAGATCATTTCGCAGCTCCTCAGACCATGTGATTATTATGTGTTCGACGAGCCAACAAACGGACTTGATCCAGATATGATGATCATCTTAAAAAAGGTGCTCATGAAGCTGAGAGATCAAGGCGCTGGCATTCTTATATCAACTCATCATTTGAGCTTTGGTGATACATTATATGACCATCTCATGATCTTAAGAAATGGTGACGTCAAGCTGAATATGTCCCGCCAAGAAACGACTCAGACATTTCCTCATCAGGCACTTGAAGAGATTTATAAAGAAGTGAATCGAGATTACTATATGCAGGTGGAGAGGTTACTCAATGATTTGGACACGACACGTTCTTCATAA
- the tpiA gene encoding triose-phosphate isomerase translates to MRKPIIAGNWKMNKTLGEAVSFVEEVKSSIPSPDKVEAIVCAPALFLEKLNSLSNGTDLKIGAQNMHFEENGAFTGEISPAALKDLGIGYSVIGHSERREFFAETDETVNKKAHAAFKHGIVPIICVGETLEEREAGKTNELVADQVKKALAGLTTQQVAESVIAYEPIWAIGTGKSSTAKDANDVCAHIRQTVASEYGQEAADSLRIQYGGSVKPANIKEYMAESDIDGALVGGASLEPQSFVQLLEEGQYE, encoded by the coding sequence ATGAGAAAACCAATTATAGCTGGGAACTGGAAAATGAACAAAACACTTGGCGAAGCAGTTAGCTTCGTTGAAGAAGTCAAGTCATCCATTCCATCTCCTGACAAAGTGGAAGCAATTGTCTGTGCGCCAGCACTTTTCCTTGAAAAGCTAAACAGCCTTTCTAACGGAACAGACCTTAAAATTGGTGCACAAAACATGCACTTTGAAGAAAATGGTGCATTCACTGGTGAAATCAGCCCTGCTGCGCTAAAAGATCTTGGCATCGGCTACTCAGTGATCGGTCATTCAGAGCGCCGTGAATTCTTCGCTGAAACAGATGAAACAGTGAACAAAAAAGCACATGCTGCATTCAAGCATGGCATCGTTCCAATTATCTGCGTAGGTGAAACGCTTGAAGAGCGTGAAGCTGGCAAAACAAATGAACTTGTCGCTGATCAAGTGAAGAAAGCACTAGCTGGTTTAACGACTCAACAAGTCGCTGAATCTGTCATTGCATATGAGCCAATCTGGGCGATCGGTACAGGGAAATCTTCTACAGCGAAAGATGCAAACGACGTTTGCGCGCATATCCGTCAAACCGTTGCAAGCGAATATGGTCAAGAAGCGGCAGACAGCCTTCGCATTCAATATGGCGGAAGCGTGAAGCCGGCGAATATTAAAGAATATATGGCAGAATCCGATATTGACGGTGCTTTGGTAGGCGGCGCAAGCTTAGAACCTCAGTCTTTCGTTCAATTATTGGAGGAAGGTCAATATGAGTAA